In Anthocerotibacter panamensis C109, the sequence CCAATCGAGCTACATTGACCTCCTGTTGGCTCAGAATATCGAAGTGCTCATCCTCGACTCGTTTATCGATACCCACTTTGTACAATTTTTGGAGGGCAAGTACCCGGAAGTGCGTTTCAGCCGCGTCGATGCAGACTTGGATGAAAATCTGCTCACTCAGGACAAGGCTGCGGAGTTGGTGGACCCGAGGACGCAGAAGACCCGCAGCGAGGTGCTCAAAGACCTCTTCAAGAGTGTCCTGAACCTGCCCAAGTTGAACGTGCGCACCGAGGCGCTCAAATCCGAAGCGGTGCCTGCTGTCGTACTTCTACCAGAGCAGTTACGCCGTCTCAAAGAGATGACTGCGATGATGCAACAAAAAAATATGGACTTCCTTGACGAGCACACGCTGCTGCTTAACACCAGCAATCCGCTAGTCCAGAACCTCCAAAAGTTGGAGGACTCCGGTAAAGACCCGGATCTGGTCGCACTGTTGTGCCGTCAGGTCTACGACTTGGCCTTGATGTCCCAAAAACCTTTTGACGCGGACTCGTTGCAGAGCTTTATCCAGCGCTCTAACACGGTCATGGCACAACTTGCCGCCACGCGAGCCAGCATCTAAACCCATCCCCACTATCGAAGGACGACACGCTATGGAATTCATTGACCTGCGCAGCGACACGGTGACCCGCCCCACGCCCGGAATGTTGCAGGCGATGATGAGTGCCGAAGTGGGAGACGACACCCTCGGAGATGACCCGACGGTCTCTTGCTTAGAAGCATACATGGCAGAACTCCTGGGTAAAGAGGCAGCGCTGTTTGTGCCCTCAGGGACGATGGGCAACCAGATCTGTCTTAGAATCCACGCCCGCTCTGGAGAGGAGGTCATCGCTGAGGCTCAATCCCACATCCTCAACTGGGAGGCAGGAGCCGCCGCTGGTCTCTCGGGTATCCAAATCCTGCCTGTAGCTGCGCAGCGGGGGCTGCTGACGGTGGATCAAATCCAATCAGCGATCCGCGACCGGGAAAATGTCCACTACGCCCCGACCGCCCTAGTTTGCCTGGAGAATACCCACAACTTTGCCGGAGGGGTAGTCTACCCGCTGGATCTGGTGGCTCACATTGCCCACTTCGTCCACAGTCAAGGCATCCCTTTTCATATGGATGGAGCAAGGCTCTTTAATGCGGCAGTGGCAGCGGGTGTGAGCGCTCGGGACTACAGCCAATATTTCGAGTCGGTCTCGGTCTGCCTCTCGAAGGGACTCGGTGCCCCCATGGGT encodes:
- the ltaE gene encoding low-specificity L-threonine aldolase — translated: MEFIDLRSDTVTRPTPGMLQAMMSAEVGDDTLGDDPTVSCLEAYMAELLGKEAALFVPSGTMGNQICLRIHARSGEEVIAEAQSHILNWEAGAAAGLSGIQILPVAAQRGLLTVDQIQSAIRDRENVHYAPTALVCLENTHNFAGGVVYPLDLVAHIAHFVHSQGIPFHMDGARLFNAAVAAGVSARDYSQYFESVSVCLSKGLGAPMGSVIAGSRDFIRQGRRYRKMFGGSLRQAGFMAAAGLWALQHQIERLAEDHQRAYALALGLAELPGIYLDLETVQTNIVIFDTSGTGIPSAVLAEQLKAEGVLVSSFGPYRARLVTHLHITDQDVATTLSRVRHVITTLVGTTLPVR